The following proteins are encoded in a genomic region of Arachis ipaensis cultivar K30076 chromosome B02, Araip1.1, whole genome shotgun sequence:
- the LOC107625412 gene encoding DNA-(apurinic or apyrimidinic site) lyase, chloroplastic isoform X1, translating into MKQFLQFLSTTSTNLNSFAVIQKHLNTKTLVSPTVKAMRSKRRFSNSSEPVLPVVENKKDKKLKGLEASPVSKKYIAKESDVNSHSIEIERLRNDPAKMDTLTVEELRKTLRSIKVPAKGRKDDLLSALKSFMDNNDSCELDPQAREEHEKRLLAASENTSMEVTTKKVFDEDPVDDVNDRRLKQSRSAKKTVKVANKKKLSVKSDDVSGCKPSREKRKVSSDIISVVAQSEEISTAIQTEPWTLFAHKKPQKGWIAYNPRTMRPPPLTQDTKFVKILSWNVNGLRALLKLEGFSALARREDFDVLCLQETKLQEKDIKQIKQRLVDGYDNSFWTCSVSKLGYSGTSIISRIKPLSVRYGLGVSDHDGEGRLVTAEFDTFYLICGYVPNSGDGLRRLTYRVTEWDASLSNYLKELEKSKPVILTGDLNCAHEEIDIYNPAGNKRSAGFTDEERQSFATNFLSKGFVDTFRRQHPGVVGYTYWGYRHGGRKTNKGWRLDYFLVSESIADKVHDSYIIPDVTGSDHCPIGLILKL; encoded by the exons ATGAAACAATTCTTGCAATTCCTGTCTACAACCTCTACCAATCTCAACAG TTTTGCAGTGATTCAGAAGCATTTGAATACGAAGACATTGGTTTCTCCTACTGTGAAAGCAATGAGGTCTAAAAGACGTTTTTCGAATTCATCAGAACCTGTTTTACCAGTTGTTGAGAACAAGAAAGATAAGAAGCTTAAGGGGTTGGAAGCAAGTCCAGTTTCCAAAAAGTATATTGCAAAG GAAAGTGATGTTAACAGCCATTCCATTGAGATTGAGAGGTTAAGGAATGACCCGGCCAAAATGGACACATTGACTGTTGAGGAACTACGGAAAACATTGAG GAGTATAAAGGTCCCCGCTAAAGGTCGTAAAGATGATCTTTTGTCTGCCTTGAAGAGTTTCATGGACAATAATGACTCTTGCG AGCTAGATCCTCAAGCACGAGAAGAACATGAGAAAAGACTCTTAGCTGCTTCAGAAAATACATCTATGGAAGTGACAACTAAGAAGGTATTTGATGAAGACCCTGTTGATGATGTCAATGATAGAAGATTAAAGCAATCCAGATCTGCAAAGAAAACTGTCAAGGTGGCAAACAAGAAGAAGTTGTCAGTGAAATCAGATGATGTTTCAG GTTGTAAGCCTTCTAGAGAAAAGAGAAAAGTATCTTCAGATATCATTAGTGTTGTTGCACAATCAGAGGAGATCAGTACAGCTATTCAAACTGAACCATGGACACTTTTTGCACACAAGAAACCACAAAAAGGTTGGATTGCATATAATCCTAGAACTATGAGGCCCCCGCCTCTTACTCAGGATACAAAATTTGTCAAGATTTTGTCATGGAATGTCAATGGATTGAGAGCATTGCTAAAACTAGAAGGATTTTCTGCACTTGCTCGAAGGGAAGACTTCGATGTATTGTGCTTGCAAGAGACTAAACTGCAG GAGAAAGATATCAAGCAAATCAAACAGCGTCTAGTGGATGGCTATGATAACAGCTTTTGGACATGTAGTGTTTCTAAGCTTGGTTATTCTGGAACATCCATAATCTCAAGG ATAAAGCCACTTTCTGTTAGATATGGCCTTGGTGTATCTGATCATGATGGTGAGGGGAGACTTGTGACTGCAGAGTTTGATACATTTTACTTGATATGTGGATACGTCCCTAATTCTGGAGATGGCTTGAGAAGACTG ACATATAGGGTGACTGAATGGGATGCATCTCTCAGCAATTATTTGAAA GAGCTTGAAAAATCAAAGCCTGTAATTTTGACTGGTGATCTGAACTGCGCTCATGAAGAGATTGACATATATAACCCTGCT GGTAACAAACGAAGTGCTGGGTTTACAGATGAAGAGAGGCAATCATTTGCAACAAACTTCTTGTCCAAGGGATTTGTAGATACTTTTAGAAGGCAGCACCCTGGAGTTGTTGGATATACTTACTGGGGTTATCGGCATGGTGGGCGCAAGACTAACAAAG GGTGGCGTCTAGACTATTTCCTTGTATCAGAATCCATAGCTGACAAAGTTCATGACTCGTACATTATCCCTGATGTTACTGGGAGTGATCATTGTCCTATTGGCCTCATTCTTAAGCTTTAA
- the LOC107625412 gene encoding DNA-(apurinic or apyrimidinic site) lyase, chloroplastic isoform X2: MKQFLQFLSTTSTNLNSFAVIQKHLNTKTLVSPTVKAMRSKRRFSNSSEPVLPVVENKKDKKLKGLEASPVSKKYIAKESDVNSHSIEIERLRNDPAKMDTLTVEELRKTLRSIKVPAKGRKDDLLSALKSFMDNNDSCELDPQAREEHEKRLLAASENTSMEVTTKKVFDEDPVDDVNDRRLKQSRSAKKTVKVANKKKLSVKSDDVSGCKPSREKRKVSSDIISVVAQSEEISTAIQTEPWTLFAHKKPQKGWIAYNPRTMRPPPLTQDTKFVKILSWNVNGLRALLKLEGFSALARREDFDVLCLQETKLQEKDIKQIKQRLVDGYDNSFWTCSVSKLGYSGTSIISRIKPLSVRYGLGVSDHDGEGRLVTAEFDTFYLICGYVPNSGDGLRRLTYRVTEWDASLSNYLKELEKSKPVILTGDLNCAHEEIDIYNPAIS, from the exons ATGAAACAATTCTTGCAATTCCTGTCTACAACCTCTACCAATCTCAACAG TTTTGCAGTGATTCAGAAGCATTTGAATACGAAGACATTGGTTTCTCCTACTGTGAAAGCAATGAGGTCTAAAAGACGTTTTTCGAATTCATCAGAACCTGTTTTACCAGTTGTTGAGAACAAGAAAGATAAGAAGCTTAAGGGGTTGGAAGCAAGTCCAGTTTCCAAAAAGTATATTGCAAAG GAAAGTGATGTTAACAGCCATTCCATTGAGATTGAGAGGTTAAGGAATGACCCGGCCAAAATGGACACATTGACTGTTGAGGAACTACGGAAAACATTGAG GAGTATAAAGGTCCCCGCTAAAGGTCGTAAAGATGATCTTTTGTCTGCCTTGAAGAGTTTCATGGACAATAATGACTCTTGCG AGCTAGATCCTCAAGCACGAGAAGAACATGAGAAAAGACTCTTAGCTGCTTCAGAAAATACATCTATGGAAGTGACAACTAAGAAGGTATTTGATGAAGACCCTGTTGATGATGTCAATGATAGAAGATTAAAGCAATCCAGATCTGCAAAGAAAACTGTCAAGGTGGCAAACAAGAAGAAGTTGTCAGTGAAATCAGATGATGTTTCAG GTTGTAAGCCTTCTAGAGAAAAGAGAAAAGTATCTTCAGATATCATTAGTGTTGTTGCACAATCAGAGGAGATCAGTACAGCTATTCAAACTGAACCATGGACACTTTTTGCACACAAGAAACCACAAAAAGGTTGGATTGCATATAATCCTAGAACTATGAGGCCCCCGCCTCTTACTCAGGATACAAAATTTGTCAAGATTTTGTCATGGAATGTCAATGGATTGAGAGCATTGCTAAAACTAGAAGGATTTTCTGCACTTGCTCGAAGGGAAGACTTCGATGTATTGTGCTTGCAAGAGACTAAACTGCAG GAGAAAGATATCAAGCAAATCAAACAGCGTCTAGTGGATGGCTATGATAACAGCTTTTGGACATGTAGTGTTTCTAAGCTTGGTTATTCTGGAACATCCATAATCTCAAGG ATAAAGCCACTTTCTGTTAGATATGGCCTTGGTGTATCTGATCATGATGGTGAGGGGAGACTTGTGACTGCAGAGTTTGATACATTTTACTTGATATGTGGATACGTCCCTAATTCTGGAGATGGCTTGAGAAGACTG ACATATAGGGTGACTGAATGGGATGCATCTCTCAGCAATTATTTGAAA GAGCTTGAAAAATCAAAGCCTGTAATTTTGACTGGTGATCTGAACTGCGCTCATGAAGAGATTGACATATATAACCCTGCT ATTTCTTGA